Proteins from one Rhizobium sp. BT04 genomic window:
- a CDS encoding ABC transporter substrate-binding protein produces MLKFLARSTALVAMIAASSLAHAETLKMWGPEQITEPLVAQLWNGIKADFEKANPGVTVEFMPPTGTISNGAVQAAIQSDAGPDVILTNSGIGRISVVRNAKQVMPLTEQYEKRGWKDEIYPWLYTELKGQFGGEIYEVPDGLDALGIWYHKDIFEKAGWKIPATWTEFEALMKSIGETGLQPIAIGPRTTGSAGHLFGNLLQSASGKEVMGKALRREIAWDDPSVAAGAIRLQRLVEAGYIKKEMAGLDLDGASRLWFNKRAAMFVAGPWFTANARKAGYDLANAGYAPMPSDIKGAAIPTGGIGWSWLVPVNSRQPELAMKWIDFMLSDAVMKKRAQDPASTMIYPRDIPGVEPPTPVLKDIFAAAAGGVGYNPSVYLPGTVLDTYFQVIQGLISGQVGGEDGMKQIQAKMAEAR; encoded by the coding sequence ATGCTGAAATTTCTTGCCCGCAGCACGGCACTAGTGGCGATGATCGCTGCAAGTTCACTGGCGCATGCCGAAACCCTGAAAATGTGGGGTCCGGAACAGATCACCGAGCCGCTGGTCGCGCAGCTGTGGAACGGCATCAAGGCCGATTTCGAAAAGGCCAATCCTGGCGTGACCGTCGAATTCATGCCGCCGACCGGGACGATCAGCAACGGTGCGGTGCAGGCGGCCATCCAGTCGGATGCCGGCCCGGATGTCATCCTCACCAACTCCGGCATCGGCCGCATCAGCGTCGTCAGGAATGCCAAGCAGGTCATGCCGCTCACCGAGCAATATGAAAAGCGCGGCTGGAAGGACGAGATCTACCCCTGGCTCTACACGGAGCTGAAGGGCCAGTTCGGCGGCGAGATCTACGAGGTTCCCGATGGCCTCGATGCGCTCGGCATCTGGTATCACAAGGATATTTTCGAAAAGGCCGGCTGGAAGATCCCGGCGACCTGGACCGAGTTCGAAGCACTGATGAAATCGATCGGTGAGACCGGTCTGCAGCCGATCGCCATCGGTCCGCGCACCACCGGCAGCGCCGGCCACCTCTTCGGTAACCTGCTGCAATCGGCGAGCGGCAAGGAGGTGATGGGCAAGGCGCTGCGCCGCGAGATTGCCTGGGACGATCCTTCGGTCGCCGCCGGCGCCATCCGGCTGCAGAGGCTGGTCGAGGCGGGCTACATCAAGAAGGAAATGGCCGGCCTCGATCTCGATGGCGCCTCCCGCCTCTGGTTCAACAAGCGCGCGGCGATGTTCGTTGCCGGCCCATGGTTCACCGCTAATGCCCGCAAGGCCGGCTATGACCTTGCCAACGCCGGTTACGCGCCCATGCCTTCCGACATCAAGGGTGCGGCGATACCGACCGGCGGTATCGGCTGGAGCTGGCTGGTGCCGGTCAACTCCAGGCAGCCGGAACTCGCGATGAAATGGATCGACTTCATGCTGTCGGATGCGGTTATGAAGAAGCGCGCGCAGGACCCGGCAAGCACGATGATCTATCCACGCGACATCCCCGGCGTCGAGCCGCCGACACCCGTGCTGAAGGATATCTTCGCGGCTGCCGCCGGCGGCGTCGGCTACAATCCGAGCGTCTATCTGCCCGGCACCGTGCTTGACACCTACTTCCAGGTCATCCAGGGCCTGATCTCCGGCCAGGTCGGCGGCGAGGATGGCATGAAGCAGATCCAGGCGAAGATGGCAGAGGCGAGATAG